One Solanum lycopersicum chromosome 2, SLM_r2.1 genomic region harbors:
- the LOC104645862 gene encoding probable LRR receptor-like serine/threonine-protein kinase At3g47570, with protein MRISSMEKYPSFQLLTILFLLLHVLATCLAMNITTDQTSLLALKYQITSDPYQIISTNWSSSVSVCNWIGVTCGSRHQRVTVLNISDMGFSGTIPSQLGELSFLVSLDLSYNSFHGELPPEFSRLRKLRAINLSFNNFTGNIPRFLGDFQDLQIFNIENNSFSGFIPSSISNMTNLGFLNLRYNNLEGNIPAGIAVLRSLKWLSFGFSKLNGSNVLTMFNISILEYLDLRNAGLTGDFPSDLCRRLPRLQKLGLNFNRLSGEIPRRISECSQLQVLLLMENNLIGTIPGELGNLQLLQQLALGNNKLEGTIPNEIGHLYNLKQLGLEQNALTGSIPVSIFSISSLQVLSMWDNKLEGPLPREVGNLTMVNVLDLGMNSLMGVLPDEIGNLQELLMLKLDFNDFSGSIPVGIFNGSTLVSITLTQNRISGNLPNTIGRGSPNLERIFLGANNIDGLLPSSISNLSKLTVLELSANALTGSIPDFLGNLGLIEILNLQGNFFTSDSSMLSFITPLANCKHLRELILSINPLNAILPKSIGNLSSLQTFEAIGCNLKGHIPNEIGNLRNLSYLKLDKNDFTGIVPTTISSLEKLQQFSLGTNRISGPFPIVVCELPNLGLLNLSQNQMWGNIPSCLGNVTSLREIYLDSNKFTASIPSSLWNLKDILKLNLSSNFFNGSLPLEVGNLKAAIILDLSRNQISGNIPSTLGGLQKLIQLSLAQNRIEGFIPETFGELISLEALDLSNNNISGVIPKSLEALKQLHSFNVSFNRLHGEIPSGGPFLNLPYQSFLSNEGLCGNPQKHVPACRSNSKNHSNSKKRRIIWIVVVSSVISIIGLASAIIFVLMRRQGKVIKAEDEWSPEVAPQRFSYYELQRATQGFDENNLLGSGGFGSVFKGTLADGMILAVKVFNVQMEGTFQTFDRECEILRNLRHRNLTKIISSCCNLDFKALVLEYMPNGSLDKLLYSREYSLNIMQRLNILVDVASALEYLHHGYSVPVIHCDLKPSNVLLDKDMVGHLTDFGIAKLLTKEESIAHTTTFATIGYIAPEYGLEGLISKRSDVFSYGIMLLETFTKKKPNDEMFTGDLDLKSWVHSSLPNKLDEIIDADLLTVDEQKLNEKLQNVLSIMELAMNCTAKSPVERMKMTDVVAALEKIKQQLSSCY; from the exons ATGAGGATTTCATCAATGGAGAAATATCCCTCTTTTCAGCTTCTAACAATTTTgttccttcttcttcatgttCTAGCAACTTGCTTAGCCATGAATATTACAACTGATCAAACTTCTCTTCTCGCGTTGAAATACCAAATCACTTCAGACCCTTATCAAATTATTTCAACAAACTGGTCTTCTTCTGTCTCTGTTTGTAACTGGATTGGCGTCACTTGTGGCTCTCGTCATCAACGAGTTACTGTACTTAATATTTCAGACATGGGATTTTCGGGTACCATCCCGTCACAACTTGGTGAACTCTCTTTTCTCGTTTCACTTGATCTAAGCTACAACAGTTTCCATGGTGAACTTCCACCTGAGTTTTCTCGTTTGCGAAAATTGAGAGCTATTAATCTTAGTTTCAACAACTTCACTGGAAATATTCCTAGATTTCTCGGTGATTTTCAAGACCTTCAGATTTTCAACATTGAAAACAATAGTTTCAGTGGGTTCATTCCTTCTTCTATCTCAAACATGACGAATCTTGGATTCCTGAATCTGAGGTACAACAATTTGGAAGGAAATATTCCAGCTGGAATAGCCGTTCTTCGGAGTTTGAAATGGTTGAGTTTTGGATTTAGTAAACTCAATGGTTCCAATGTGCTCACTATGTTCAACATCTCGATACTAGAATATTTAGATCTCAGAAATGCAGGATTAACTGGTGATTTTCCATCTGATTTGTGTCGTCGCCTTCCAAGATTGCAAAAACTTGGACTTAATTTCAATAGGTTAAGTGGAGAGATCCCAAGACGTATATCAGAATGCTCGCAGCTTCAAGTCTTACTGTTGATGGAAAATAATTTGATTGGAACAATTCCAGGAGAACTTGGGAACTTACAACTGCTGCAACAATTAGCTCTCGGAAATAATAAGTTAGAAG GTACAATTCCGAATGAGATTGGTCATCTTTATAACTTGAAGCAATTGGGATTGGAACAAAATGCATTAACAGGCTCGATCCCAGTAAGCATATTCAGTATTTCATCACTTCAAGTTTTATCAATGTGGGACAACAAGCTTGAAGGGCCTCTACCAAGAGAGGTTGGAAATTTGACTATGGTTAACGTACTTGATCTTGGAATGAATAGCCTGATGG GCGTACTTCCAGATGAAATCGGTAaccttcaagagttgttgatgCTGAAGTTGGATTTCAATGACTTTAGTGGGTCGATCCCTGTTGGTATATTTAATGGCTCAACTCTTGTATCTATTACACTCACACAAAACCGCATTTCAGGTAATCTTCCCAACACTATAGGCAGGGGGTCACCCAATCTTGAACGAATTTTTCTAGGTGCAAATAACATTGATGGTCTTTTACCTAGTTCCATTTCAAATTTGTCTAAGCTTACTGTACTCGAACTTAGTGCAAATGCACTCACAGGTTCAATTCCTGACTTTCTAGGAAACTTAGGACTTATTGAAATTCTCAACTTGCAAGGTAACTTCTTCACTAGTGACTCTtcaatgttgagttttattaCTCCTTTGGCCAATTGTAAACACTTAAGAGAACTGATATTGTCTATCAATCCCCTAAATGCAATACTTCCAAAATCCATAGGGAATCTTTCTTCTCTTCAGACGTTTGAGGCAATAGGTTGTAATCTCAAAGGCCATATTCCAAATGAAATTGgaaatttgagaaatttatcTTATTTGAAGCTGGATAAAAATGACTTTACTGGAATTGTCCCGACGACAATAAGTTCTTTGGAAAAACTTCAACAGTTTTCACTTGGTACAAACAGAATAAGTGGTCCTTTCCCAATTGTTGTATGTGAGCTACCCAACTTGGGCTTGCTAAACCTTTCACAAAACCAAATGTGGGGAAATATTCCTAGTTGTTTAGGGAATGTGACTTCTCTAAGGGAGATTTATCTTGATTCCAATAAATTCACTGCCAGCATACCTTCAAGTCTATGGAACCTCAAAGACATTTTGAAGCTGAACTTGTCTTCTAATTTCTTCAATGGCTCTCTACCACTAGAAGTTGGAAATCTCAAGGCAGCAATAATTCTGGATCTTTCCAGGAACCAAATTTCAGGGAACATTCCTAGTACATTGGGAGGTTTGCAGAAATTGATTCAGCTATCTTTGGCTCAAAACAGAATTGAAGGATTTATTCCTGAAACATTCGGGGAACTCATAAGTTTGGAAGCATTGGATCTTTCAAATAACAATATTTCCGGTGTGATTCCAAAGTCATTAGAGGCACTCAAGCAACTACACTCCTTTAATGTCTCATTCAACAGGTTACACGGGGAAATCCCGAGTGGTGGACCTTTTCTTAATCTCCCTTACCAGTCTTTCTTGTCGAATGAAGGATTGTGTGGTAATCCTCAAAAGCATGTCCCAGCTTGTCGTTCAAATTCAAAGAATCATTCCAATTCAAAGAAACGAAGAATAATATGGATTGTAGTTGTCTCTTCAGTTATCTCTATTATAGGGCTTGCTTCAGCAATAATTTTCGTGTTAATGCGACGTCAGGGTAAAGTAATCAAAGCTGAAGATGAGTGGTCTCCTGAGGTAGCACCACAGAGATTTTCTTACTATGAACTTCAAAGAGCAACTCAGGGGTTTGATGAAAATAACTTGCTAGGTAGTGGAGGTTTTGGTTCTGTTTTTAAAGGGACGTTGGCAGATGGGATGATACTAGCTGTCAAAGTTTTTAATGTGCAGATGGAAGGTACATTTCAAACCTTTGATAGAGAATGTGAAATCTTGAGGAATCTTCGTCACAGAAATCTCACAAAGATCATTAGCAGCTGTTGTAACTTGGATTTTAAAGCATTGGTACTTGAGTACATGCCAAATGGGAGCTTAGACAAGTTGCTATATTCTCGAGAGTATTCTCTAAATATAATGCAGCGATTGAATATCTTGGTCGATGTTGCATCCGCTCTGGAATATCTCCATCATGGTTACTCTGTACCTGTTATTCATTGTGATCTGAAGCCTAGCAACGTCTTACTTGACAAAGACATGGTAGGACACCTAACTGACTTTGGCATTGCAAAACTTCTAACAAAAGAGGAATCTATTGCTCACACTACAACCTTTGCCACAATTGGCTACATTGCTCCAG AATATGGGTTGGAAGGCCTTATATCCAAGAGGTCTGATGTTTTTAGTTATGGTATCATGTTGCTGGAAACTTTTACAAAGAAGAAACCTAATGATGAAATGTTCACGGGCGATTTGGATTTGAAAAGCTGGGTACATAGTTCACTTCCTAATAAACTGGATGAAATCATAGATGCCGACTTACTAACAGTAGATGAACAAAAGCTTAATGAGAAGTTACAGAACGTGTTGTCTATCATGGAGTTAGCCATGAATTGCACAGCTAAATCTCCGGTCGAAAGGATGAAAATGACTGATGTTGTAGCAGCACTGGAAAAGATCAAGCAGCAGCTTTCTTCATGTTACTGA
- the LOC104646041 gene encoding F-box/kelch-repeat protein At3g23880-like — MNNARRITGGIPGLNDEILGVIFSRLPVKTLMRLKCLYKDYSMLISSPWFINLYSKRFSSIPDNHCIFVQTGEINRLIHIQNPGNLIKLNEPCTTDYTVIGSINGLICLVTTIASGRMICIWNPAIEQYKMFPVHNDDPEKTRKCYIGMGFGYDKDSDDYKVMRILSYKKGGPLTILEIYSTNSECWKEVKSNRHLRMISDFCDVIIEGLTCWIAQDLDGNFVLASFVWSIEEFFIIAFPEEVITAFQNFVVTNYHGSFALLTYSSFTKFKGCVDVWEIELDIAAKECEWIKKNTFDTDFSLSMPWVLTGGDIVVENAPNMPFLFNLTTKQRWEMRIKPIRSLTNYTQSLVSIKGFRRVRNQLKRKRKASNPVRARLN; from the coding sequence ATGAATAATGCAAGACGAATTACCGGTGGTATTCCGGGTCTTAACGATGAGATTCTTGGGGTTATTTTTTCAAGATTACCAGTCAAAACTCTGATGCGATTGAAGTGCTTATATAAGGACTATTCCATGCTGATTTCAAGCCCCTGGTTTATCAATCTGTATAGCAAGAGGTTTAGTTCAATCCCTGATAACCATTGTATCTTTGTTCAGACTGGGGAGATAAATCGTTTGATCCATATACAAAATCCTGGCAACTTGATAAAGCTTAATGAACCCTGTACGACCGATTATACTGTCATAGGTTCAATCAATGGCTTGATCTGTTTAGTTACTACTATTGCTTCCGGTCGAATGATTTGCATATGGAACCCTGCCATAGAGCAGTACAAGATGTTCCCTGTACACAATGACGACCCTGAAAAGACACGCAAATGTTATATTGGTATGGGCTTTGGATATGATAAAGATTCTGATGATTACAAGGTCATGAGGATTCTAAGCTATAAAAAAGGTGGGCCGTTGACTATACTTGAGATTTACTCAACCAATTCGGAGTGTTGGAAAGAAGTGAAGTCTAATCGTCACTTAAGAATGATTAGTGACTTCTGTGATGTAATTATTGAAGGGCTTACTTGCTGGATTGCACAGGACTTGGATGGAAATTTTGTTCTTGCCTCGTTTGTTTGGAGTATAGAGGAGTTCTTCATAATAGCTTTCCCGGAAGAAGTGATAACtgcatttcaaaattttgtggtCACCAACTATCATGGGTCATTTGCATTGCTTACATACTCTTCATTCACCAAATTCAAGGGCTGTGTTGATGTTTGGGAGATTGAACTTGATATCGCTGCAAAGGAGTGTGAATGGATAAAGAAGAACACCTTTGACACGGATTTTAGCCTTTCAATGCCTTGGGTTCTTACTGGTGGAGATATAGTAGTTGAAAATGCTCCAAACATGCCCTTCTTGTTCAACCTCACAACAAAACAAAGGTGGGAAATGAGAATAAAACCTATTCGTTCACTTACCAACTATACTCAGAGCCTTGTATCAATTAAGGGGTTCAGGCGTGTTCGCAATCAACTGAAAAGGAAGAGGAAGGCTTCAAATCCAGTAAGAGCAAGATTGAACTGA
- the LOC104645861 gene encoding F-box/kelch-repeat protein At3g23880-like: MNNARRITGGMRGLNDEILGVIFSRLPVKTLMRMKCLYKDYSELISSPWFINLYSKRFNSIPDNHCIFVQTGEINRLIRIQYPGDLIKLNEPCTTDYTVIGSINGLICLVTTIDSRQWICLWNPAINQYKMFRVHNENPQEKRKCDISMGFGYDKDSDDYKVMRILSYKTGRPLTILEIYSTNSECWKEVKSNRRLKMSTSFCNVIVEGFTVWVAEDLDGDIVLASFVWSKEKFFIIAFPEEVILTSQNFVATNYHGSFAVLAYSSPTKFKARIDVWEIELDIAAEQCKWIKKNTFHTDFGLSTHWGLTGGDIVVENAPNMPFLFNLTTKQRWELGINPILSLTNYTQSLVSIKGFRRVGNQLKRKRKDSNPVRARLN; encoded by the coding sequence ATGAATAATGCAAGACGAATTACCGGTGGTATGCGGGGTCTTAACGATGAGATTCTTGGGGTTATTTTTTCAAGATTACCAGTCAAAACTCTGATGCGAATGAAGTGCCTATACAAGGACTATTCCGAGCTGATTTCAAGCCCCTGGTTTATCAATCTGTATAGCAAGAGGTTTAATTCAATCCCTGATAACCATTGTATCTTTGTTCAGACTGGGGAGATAAATCGTTTGATCCGTATACAATATCCTGGCGACTTGATAAAGCTTAATGAACCCTGTACCACCGATTATACTGTCATAGGTTCAATCAATGGCTTGATCTGTTTAGTTACTACTATTGATTCCCGTCAATGGATTTGCCTATGGAACCCTGCCATAAATCAATACAAGATGTTCCGTGTGCACAATGAGAACCCTCAAGAGAAACGCAAATGTGATATTAGTATGGGTTTCGGATATGATAAAGATTCTGATGATTACAAGGTCATGAGGATTCTAAGCTATAAAACAGGTCGGCCGTTGACTATACTTGAGATTTACTCAACCAATTCGGAGTGTTGGAAAGAAGTGAAGTCTAATCGTCGCTTAAAAATGAGTACCAGCTTCTGTAATGTAATTGTTGAAGGGTTTACTGTCTGGGTTGCAGAGGATTTGGATGGAGATATTGTTCTTGCCTCGTTTGTTTGGAGTAAAGAGAAGTTCTTCATAATAGCTTTCCCGGAAGAAGTGATACTTACATCTCAAAATTTTGTGGCCACAAACTATCATGGGTCATTTGCAGTGCTTGCATACTCTTCACCCACAAAATTCAAGGCGCGTATTGATGTTTGGGAGATTGAACTTGATATCGCTGCAGAGCAGTGTAAATGGATAAAGAAGAACACCTTTCACACGGATTTTGGCCTTTCAACACATTGGGGTCTTACTGGTGGAGATATAGTAGTTGAAAATGCTCCAAACATGCCCTTCTTGTTCAACCTCACAACAAAACAAAGGTGGGAATTGGGAATAAATCCTATTCTTTCACTTACCAACTATACTCAGAGCCTTGTATCAATTAAGGGGTTCAGGCGTGTCGGCAATCAACTGAAAAGGAAGAGGAAGGATTCAAATCCAGTAAGAGCAAGATTGAACTGA
- the LOC104646040 gene encoding F-box protein At4g22390-like, with amino-acid sequence MNNARRISNIPGLENEILGVIFSRLPVGTLLRLKCLSKSCCKLISSPWFITLHHKRYNSDPDNHCIFVQTGEINRLIRIQNPGNLIKLNEPCITNYTVIGSINGLICLVTTIASRRMIFLWNPSINQCKMFRVHHENPQEKRKCDISMGFGYDKDSDDYKVMRILSYKTGRPLTILEIYSTNSESWKEVKSNCRLKMNTCFCNVIVEGLTYWVAEDLNGSTVIASFVWKNSRRVLTFGWLNSISLQWSTNGQRSTPFKRILAFQCIGVLSVEI; translated from the exons ATGAATAATGCAAGACGAATTAGCAATATTCCGGGTCTTGAGAATGAGATTCTTGGGGTTATTTTTTCAAGATTACCAGTTGGAACTCTTCTGCGATTGAAGTGTTTAAGTAAGAGTTGCTGCAAACTCATTTCAAGTCCCTGGTTTATCACTCTGCATCACAAGAGGTATAATTCAGACCCTGATAACCATTGTATCTTTGTTCAGACTGGGGAGATAAATCGTTTGATCCGTATACAAAATCCTGGCAACTTGATAAAGCTTAATGAACCCTGTATCACCAATTATACTGTTATAGGTTCAATCAATGGCTTGATCTGTTTAGTTACTACTATTGCTTCCCGTCGAATGATTTTCCTTTGGAACCCTTCCATAAATCAATGCAAGATGTTCCGTGTGCACCATGAGAACCCTCAAGAGAAACGCAAATGTGATATTAGTATGGGCTTTGGATATGATAAAGATTCTGATGATTACAAGGTCATGAGGATTCTAAGCTATAAAACAGGCCGGCCGTTGACTATACTTGAGATTTACTCAACCAATTCGGAGTCTTGGAAAGAAGTGAAGTCTAATTGTCGCTTAAAAATGAATACCTGCTTCTGTAATGTAATTGTTGAAGGGCTTACTTACTGGGTTGCAGAGGACTTGAATGGAAGTACTGTTATTGCCTCGTTTGTTTGGA AAAATTCAAGGCGTGTCTTGACGTTTGGATGGTTGAACTCGATTTCTCTACAATGGAGTACGAATGGACAAAGAAGTACACCTTTCAAACGGATTTTGGCTTTTCAATGCATTGGGGTCTTATCGGTGGAGATATAG